The following DNA comes from Chitinophaga nivalis.
ACCTTCTTTTTCTTTTTTATTATCCTTGCTGACAATCGCATGAGTGTAGGCATAGTTAGCAGAAACAGTTAATCGTTTCGTGATATTTCCGGTCACATCCACTTCTACACCGGTACTGGTAACCTGACCTATTTGTCGCCGGAAACCCGGATGTGCCAGGTCTTTCACGGTGATATTGTTTTTGACAATACGGTAAACAGCCACACTCGTCGTTAAACGATTTTGCCACCATGCTCCTTTGGCGCCAGCCTCGATACTATTACCCCGCAGCGGCTGAAAAGCCTTTTGTTCAAAATCCTTTCCCAGTTGCGGAATAAATGACTGATCATATAAAGCATACAACGACACATTTTCTTTCAGCAACCAGGTAAGACCCAACCGGGGCGTTACTGCCGCCTGCTGATCGGCCCCCGCCTTGGTGCTGAGTGTATATCGTGCGCCGGCATTGATGCGCCAGCTGTCGCCCAGATGAATCATATCATATACAAAAACTGACCACCAGCCATTTTCTGTTACAGAAGGTGTACCCGCTTGCAACATTTGTACACTATCTCTATTTAAGCCATATTGCGGGTGACTCCGATCAAAGTAGAAACTATTTTTTCCGTTGACATATAAAAAATCTTCCCGGTTGTAATTATAATCCGCACCGGTCATCAGGTAATGTTTCACCTGGTTGCCCGTGTTAAAAATACCTTTCACATATACCTGCGCTACCGCCTCTGTTCTTTTTACTTCATTGAATACCGGCAATCGACGTGTGGTATCGCCTTTATGGAAATTCACAGGCGACCTGTTGGCAGACAACAGGTACCACGTTTCCATAGGCGCTGTGGAATATTTCGACTGCGCCACCAGTTTCCAGCGTTGATTGAATGCATGCGTGAATAACAAACGCGCCGATGATGTTTGGGCATAAGATCCCGGCAATCCCGGATCAGCCCCATAGTTCCGGAGGATACTGGTATTGGCGATATCTTCATCCGATCCTATTTTAGTGACGCTGCTACCACCGGCTGCCGTCATGCGAATCAGGTTATACTCTGCCAGTAAGGCCGTACGGGGACTAAAATTATATTGTACCACCGGCGCCAGCACATACTTATGTGTGCTGATAAAATCCATAAACGATTCCTGATACTGATAGGCGCCATTCAACCTGAAAGAAAATCCTTTGGAGCGAACCACACTACCCAGGTCAAAGGCCGCCCGCCGCAGGTTAAAGCTGCCACCGGCGATTTCTATATTACGTATCCGTTGTTTCCCGGGTGTCTTCGTTGTGATATTCATATTGCCCCCCGGCTCTCCGGTGGATGCCAGGAATCCCGCCGGGCCTTTGATAAATTCTGCGGTTTCAATAATCGCCGCATCATCGATAGGACCACGTTGTTGCATCCCATTGACATACGTTGCTGCGGCAAAGCCTCGCATCCAGACTACACTGGAGGCATCAAACACAGAATTGTTGTATCCGAAATACACACCACTGGCATTCCGCGCAATATCCTTCATCACCAATCCACCCTGCTGTGCAATCAGCTCCCGGTTCACAGTGATGATCTGCTGTGGCGTTTCAATAAAGCTGGCTTCCATTCTAAGTGCCGGCGACAAGCTGTCTACGGTAAGCCGTTTCTTTTTATCCATCACTTCAATACCGCGCAGCCGCATCTTCCGCAGGCTGTCCGGCTGGTGTTGCGCCATACTGTGCTGCACGCCCAGTAGTCCACACCAAAAAAACAGTATAGGTAATTTTGCTTTCATATCATTTTTATCACTTAATACTTAAATACTTTCCTGCCGTTGCCGCAACAACAGGTATCCCATCACTAGCCATATAATGGCTCCTACCAACAGATAACGGATCCCCCGGAACAATACCTGATCGGTGCCCGTATCAGTCACAGGCCGGTATACCGGCAGATTTGCATAATCTTCCGGTGCAAATACCCGGTCATTGAAATAGAACTGATACATATAATGCTTCCATGTTTCCCGGAACGTGCGGGTATGTTCACGGAAGAAATCATAATCAGCAGCATCTGTACGGGCAATACGGTTCAGCAACACCTGCGTATATACAGCCGGGTTATAGACATAGGCAGCAGCAGCTACTTCCCGGCTATGCCGGTAGGCTGTTTCCTGTGCTGCCAGCACCCGGTTCATTCTTTCTTCTGCCAGCTGATAATAACCCATAGAACGGCGCATGCTGGTACCGCCGGTATCGTAGGCATGTGCATTACGATACTGCGGAAAGGTGTGGTAGAAGCTGTCGAGCAACTGATGCTGTGGTAATTCCCAGGTCTCCCATTCAATCTCCCGTTGCAGGGCTGCATTGACGGCAATGTTATCCGTCTTTTCTTCCCTACTCAGCCAGAAATGAAAGATAGCCGGAAGAATTACCAGCATCAGTAACCAGATGCCTAACAGCGTTACCAAATTAGCGGCAGCCGGACGGTTCCAGGTAATGACAAACCAGATAAGGCCTGCCCAGAAAGCGGTGTACGCGCCGGCCACCAACATCCAGTTTAAAAAATCTTTCAGCGAAACAGGGATACCTGCCGGCAGACATAACAAACCGGCAACGGTCAACGTACCAATCAGCAGCAACAACACGAGGTAACGCATCAGCAGCCGTACCAGCAACATGCCTGCCACCTGCCCGCTTTGTATCAGCAGTAAGGTAAGCGTACCCTGTTCCTTTTCTATGGCATACAGGTTGTAACAAAGTCCGATCGCCATCAGCGGTACCAGGTAAATCAGCATAAATGCCAGATCAAAATTGCCTGTCATCAGCTGCTGCGGATTGCTGATCTTTTCTTCTGCCGGCGTATACGCCGTTTTAATACGCACCGGATAATAATACCGGGCAATATCACTCATACCTACTGCCATCAAGGCAAAAGCAGCCGGCGTATGGGTGGAATTAGAAAACAACCGGTACTCCACCAGCGCCGGGTCTGTAGCCTGCTGATAGGCAGTTTTACCCGCCGCCACCGAAGTATCGGCTTCCAGGCCGCTATGCATTTTGCGGAACCGGGCCTGGTAATCTTCCTGCAGACTATCTATCACGGCTACACGCGTTACTGTAGCTGCACGCCCATAAAACAGGGCATAGCCACCCGTGATGGTAAACACCGCCAACAATACCGGTAATATGGATGTACGCAACAACCATCGCCACTCAAAGTGCAGCAACCGTCCGGTGAGCTGCCAGCGCTTATATAACTGCTTCATACCGTGATAATCTTTTTAAGCCTGAACATATCAACAGCAACCAGCCAAGCAAGGCGGCAAAACTCATCCACTGCTGTTGCAACACCCTGCCGGCAGCAGGAGGCTGCCAGACAAAAGGAGGTATCTTTCTAAAAAATGCCGGATCTGCTTTCCATTCCGGATCGCCGGTGCGGCTGCCACCCCATGCCAGTTCGTGGTTGAGCCGCCGGATAAAATCATTCCGGTAAGCGCGGGCAGCGGCAAAGAAATGGGCATGATGGGCATAGTCTGTACCACATACTGCCATCGAAATATTTCGCACAGCGAGATAGGGATCTATCCAGGAAGCATATACCGATAACCGGTTCTGCAGGCGGATGATACTGTCTACTACTGCCACCTGCTGTTCGTATATGCGTTGCATATAATCTTCTGTATCCTGCAGCTGGATGGCATCAAAATTTACGGGCAGTTCGGCTACTGTTTTTACGTGATACCGTGTCAGCCACGCCTGCTCCAGCTTTTGCTGCCGCTGCTCACGCGACTCGTCGCCGTTGATGCCGAACTTTTCTGCCTTGCTTACGGCCGCCTGAAAAGCATATTGCGACGGCAACGGATATACGATAGCGCCAATACCGGCAATCATGCGGGGCAACAATACATTCCCCAGCAACCAGATGCCCAGCAGCCACATTAAAGCCTGGCCGCTGCGTTGTACAACAGCTGAGATCCGGATCGACAACAACACAAAAATGCTTGCATACATACTATAGGCTACCACCAGGAAAAAAATCCGGATGGCTGTACCAGCGGCCGGTTGCACGGGCGTATATAAAAACAACAAAGGGAGATATACCAACAATCCCAGTAACAGCATACCATTGCAGGAGAATAAGGCTGTCAGGCTTTTACCTGGTAATAGGATCCTTTTATTCGCCCCTTGTATAAAGAGTAATTTTAAGGTACCCCATTCCCGTTCCCGGGTATAACTGTTGTGGCAATAGAAAATAATGAACAACGGAAAAAACAGCAGTAAGACTGTCGCCATGGTCAGGGATCCAAAGCGCAGGTAGTTGTCTGCCGGACTTACCGGCGCAGCAGCAGGTGTATGTTGCACATGCGCCTCTACCCGCATGACATGTCCGCCGGACTTATTGATGCCATTATCAAAGCTGCTCCATATAGTCAGTGGCTTAAAGAGGTAGGTGCCGAAGTGCGCCGCATCATGCGGATTGCTCACCTTCATTTGCTCCCATTGTGTGCGGAACAGGCTGTCGGCCGACAGTCGTTGCTGCTGCAGCGCCACCGCTTCCCGGCGGCTGCCGGCAAAGGCAATGCCCAGCATCACGAGGAGCAACAGGGTACCTGTCAGCAATAGGCCGCTGCGCTGTGCAGCGCGCCATTCTTTCAGCATAATAATTTTAAGCATAGGTAATTACAGGGCTGCGTTCATATGTTCCATATAGATAGCTTCGAGTGCATAGTGATCTACTTCCTGTGCCTGCATGACGGTGAGGAGATGCCCGTTTTTCATGATGCCTATTCTGCCCGCTACTTCCCGCGCACGGTATAAATCATGAGTGGCCATTAATACCGCCCGGCCTTCACTGCTGAAACGTTGCAACAATACAGAAAACTCATTGCTGGCACGGGGATCAAGACCCGACGTTGGCTCGTCCAGTAACAGAGCTTTGGCATTTTTTGCTGTGGCAATGGCAATGCCTACTTTCTGCCGCATGCCTTTGGAATAGGTTTCTACCCGCCGGTGAATAGCTGCTTCCTGCAAACCTGCATCCAGCAGGAAATGAAATAGCTGTGATTTCGTGTAGGCCTGTCCGGTAAGGGCATGGAAAAATTCGAGATTTTCATAACCGGTGAGATAGGGATACAACATCACGGTTTCCGGTATGTAGGCAATATGCCGGCGGGCTTCCTCCCGGTGCGCCTGCACATCAATGCCGTTTACCAGTACGCGGCCGCTACTGGGCGCAAGAAAGCCCAGGAAACAATTAATAGTAGTGGTTTTACCGGCGCCATTAGGGCCCAGCAGACAAAACACCTCTCCTTTGCCAACTTCAAGGTGCAGCGCATTCAGCGCTGTATGCCGACCAAATTGTCTGGTCAGCGCAATAGCTTGCAGCATATCTTTCAGGGATGCAGTAAAGAAATACAGATAATCAGTAGTGAAGCAGATGAGAATCAGGCTGTGGGAGGACCTTTGTTATCCCTGACATAATGGAAGCCGGAAAGGAATACCGGCTGATGGGTAATATAAACCGGATTGCTATACCTTATTACCTGTTCAACAGCGATAAAGTCTGTTAAGGTAGTGTCTTTGGTTAGCTGGTAATCACAGATATTACAATGATGATGGGTGTTCTGCTGAAAAAAAGCAAGGATCTTACCGGCGGGGGTGTCTCCTGTATCCGGGAGCTGCCATACTGTGTCCGTCTTCACTTTCGGCAAGTTGTTATCATGCCTGTGCAACAGTTTTACTGTTTGCACAAAGAACATAACGAACAGTAATATTACTGCCATTAGTCGATGCATGATATGCTTGCCGCATTTTCCCATTTTTCAAATATAGGTAAAATTGCAACATAGATGCAATAACTAATAAAAAATATTCTGTCCTAAACGACACATCGCCTACCGGCAGATGTAGCAGTAAGATACTGCGGTAATCTGCGGTAAGCGATGTAGCGGTGTAGGGATATATATAGGCTCGTTTATTATTCTTTATCCCACCATACACGGTCGTTGATAGTTACCTGCTGTTCCGGTTGCGGGTTGGTCAGCATTTCATTGGCAGGGTAAGGCCATCTTCTGGGAATACCTTTCACAGTACCGCTGGTATGCGCTTTCAACACGGGGAAACCGGTGCGGCGCCAGTCGTTGTAAGGTTCCGGCGACAGGAAGCCTGCCACATATTTTTCGGTAATGATCTGTTGCAAAGCATTCGCCGTGGTTAAGACCGGACGGGAGGCAATATAGGTCTGCTGTGCCGCTGCAGGAATACCCAGCATGGTCATATGCGCAGCAATGGCGGCTTCATAAACCGGCTGTGCCGCCGTAGCGCCCTGTTTAATCAGGGTAGCTTCTGCTTTGATGAACAGGGCTTCTGCATAAGTGGCCAGGTGTAACGCTGCACCAGCACCGGCATAAAAAGTATTTACACGGGAATAGATTTTAGGATCAGGCGCCGGCAGGTCTCCAACCCTTCTGCCCCGGTAAACACCGTCTTTGCCAGGGATAGTCAGTACTGATAACCGTGGGTCATGGCGCGTCACCAGGGAATCAATGAATGACTGTGCCATCACAACACCTCCGGTAGCGTCACGGGTAGTAATACTCCAGGGATTTTCCGCCTGTGCAGTACCGGCATAAACGATACGGGCGTTATCGTCATTACTTTTAAATCCTTTTTCCAGGGCTTCCAGTGCCTTTTCTGCCTGTACGGCAGCGGTATGTCCCGGTGCTTTGCTCAAACGCAGGTAATAGCGTGCTTTCAGCGTATAAATGAATTTTTTCCACTGGGTCATCTTCCCTTTGTAAATATAATCTTCCGCACCCGGCGCTACCTGTGCAAGCGGCTGATCACAAAAATACAAGGCGCTGTCGAGCATCCCCTGGATCGTTGTATAGAGGGCTTCCTGTTTGTCGTACCGCGGTTGCATCACGTCCGGCATCCGGAATCCTTCGGAATAAATAGCATGATTCCATAAATCAGTGGTAATAGCGAGGCTATAGGCAAAGAGTGTTTTTCCCACTGCCTGGTATTGCGGACGTTTAGCAGCAGCCGCCTGTTTCAGCATGATATCCAGGTTGCTGAAAATGTTGGCATACAGATAATAATTCCAGGTATTGTCTGCATCGGTAGGGGTAATGAGATAGGATTCCAGACTGGGAGACGGCTGATTCATAGACAGCTGTTGCATCCAGTAGGAGTTTACGGTACTGGTGGTACCACCTACCACCTGTGTGGCCAATGTTATTTCTACAGGCGCCAGCAAATGGGCTTCTTTTACTGCCAGCGGATTATTCGGATCAGTATTGATATCCAGGAATTTTTTACATCCGCTCTGCATCAGCAATAAAGATCCCAGAATAACGGATACGCATATATGCTTCATATCTTTCTCTTTTTTTTTAATTAAAACACAGCTTTCAATCCAATGATGATACTTCTGTTGGCAGGTACGGAGAAGTTGGAAAATCCTTGTCCGTTACCACTTCCGTTGAGGCTCACTTCCGGATCTGAACCGGTGTAGTTTTTATGCAGGATGAAATTGGTGCCGGTAACAGATAAGGTCAGGTTTTTGAAAGCCTTGTTTTTTAACAGATAATCTCCCAGGTTGTAAGCC
Coding sequences within:
- a CDS encoding TonB-dependent siderophore receptor; its protein translation is MKAKLPILFFWCGLLGVQHSMAQHQPDSLRKMRLRGIEVMDKKKRLTVDSLSPALRMEASFIETPQQIITVNRELIAQQGGLVMKDIARNASGVYFGYNNSVFDASSVVWMRGFAAATYVNGMQQRGPIDDAAIIETAEFIKGPAGFLASTGEPGGNMNITTKTPGKQRIRNIEIAGGSFNLRRAAFDLGSVVRSKGFSFRLNGAYQYQESFMDFISTHKYVLAPVVQYNFSPRTALLAEYNLIRMTAAGGSSVTKIGSDEDIANTSILRNYGADPGLPGSYAQTSSARLLFTHAFNQRWKLVAQSKYSTAPMETWYLLSANRSPVNFHKGDTTRRLPVFNEVKRTEAVAQVYVKGIFNTGNQVKHYLMTGADYNYNREDFLYVNGKNSFYFDRSHPQYGLNRDSVQMLQAGTPSVTENGWWSVFVYDMIHLGDSWRINAGARYTLSTKAGADQQAAVTPRLGLTWLLKENVSLYALYDQSFIPQLGKDFEQKAFQPLRGNSIEAGAKGAWWQNRLTTSVAVYRIVKNNITVKDLAHPGFRRQIGQVTSTGVEVDVTGNITKRLTVSANYAYTHAIVSKDNKKEKEGIPMAFVPQQQVNTWLQYSIPVNASDRLRLSVGQTTVVKPATYTPGTYLPGYTKWDAGVVYDATKWYVRVVADNLTDKKYFSSGDVLVGSVFPDVKTTYYIDGTPLNFKAFVGVRL
- a CDS encoding DUF3526 domain-containing protein, encoding MKQLYKRWQLTGRLLHFEWRWLLRTSILPVLLAVFTITGGYALFYGRAATVTRVAVIDSLQEDYQARFRKMHSGLEADTSVAAGKTAYQQATDPALVEYRLFSNSTHTPAAFALMAVGMSDIARYYYPVRIKTAYTPAEEKISNPQQLMTGNFDLAFMLIYLVPLMAIGLCYNLYAIEKEQGTLTLLLIQSGQVAGMLLVRLLMRYLVLLLLIGTLTVAGLLCLPAGIPVSLKDFLNWMLVAGAYTAFWAGLIWFVITWNRPAAANLVTLLGIWLLMLVILPAIFHFWLSREEKTDNIAVNAALQREIEWETWELPQHQLLDSFYHTFPQYRNAHAYDTGGTSMRRSMGYYQLAEERMNRVLAAQETAYRHSREVAAAAYVYNPAVYTQVLLNRIARTDAADYDFFREHTRTFRETWKHYMYQFYFNDRVFAPEDYANLPVYRPVTDTGTDQVLFRGIRYLLVGAIIWLVMGYLLLRQRQESI
- a CDS encoding DUF3526 domain-containing protein — encoded protein: MLKIIMLKEWRAAQRSGLLLTGTLLLLVMLGIAFAGSRREAVALQQQRLSADSLFRTQWEQMKVSNPHDAAHFGTYLFKPLTIWSSFDNGINKSGGHVMRVEAHVQHTPAAAPVSPADNYLRFGSLTMATVLLLFFPLFIIFYCHNSYTREREWGTLKLLFIQGANKRILLPGKSLTALFSCNGMLLLGLLVYLPLLFLYTPVQPAAGTAIRIFFLVVAYSMYASIFVLLSIRISAVVQRSGQALMWLLGIWLLGNVLLPRMIAGIGAIVYPLPSQYAFQAAVSKAEKFGINGDESREQRQQKLEQAWLTRYHVKTVAELPVNFDAIQLQDTEDYMQRIYEQQVAVVDSIIRLQNRLSVYASWIDPYLAVRNISMAVCGTDYAHHAHFFAAARAYRNDFIRRLNHELAWGGSRTGDPEWKADPAFFRKIPPFVWQPPAAGRVLQQQWMSFAALLGWLLLICSGLKRLSRYEAVI
- a CDS encoding ABC transporter ATP-binding protein, which gives rise to MLQAIALTRQFGRHTALNALHLEVGKGEVFCLLGPNGAGKTTTINCFLGFLAPSSGRVLVNGIDVQAHREEARRHIAYIPETVMLYPYLTGYENLEFFHALTGQAYTKSQLFHFLLDAGLQEAAIHRRVETYSKGMRQKVGIAIATAKNAKALLLDEPTSGLDPRASNEFSVLLQRFSSEGRAVLMATHDLYRAREVAGRIGIMKNGHLLTVMQAQEVDHYALEAIYMEHMNAAL
- a CDS encoding SusD/RagB family nutrient-binding outer membrane lipoprotein; this translates as MKHICVSVILGSLLLMQSGCKKFLDINTDPNNPLAVKEAHLLAPVEITLATQVVGGTTSTVNSYWMQQLSMNQPSPSLESYLITPTDADNTWNYYLYANIFSNLDIMLKQAAAAKRPQYQAVGKTLFAYSLAITTDLWNHAIYSEGFRMPDVMQPRYDKQEALYTTIQGMLDSALYFCDQPLAQVAPGAEDYIYKGKMTQWKKFIYTLKARYYLRLSKAPGHTAAVQAEKALEALEKGFKSNDDNARIVYAGTAQAENPWSITTRDATGGVVMAQSFIDSLVTRHDPRLSVLTIPGKDGVYRGRRVGDLPAPDPKIYSRVNTFYAGAGAALHLATYAEALFIKAEATLIKQGATAAQPVYEAAIAAHMTMLGIPAAAQQTYIASRPVLTTANALQQIITEKYVAGFLSPEPYNDWRRTGFPVLKAHTSGTVKGIPRRWPYPANEMLTNPQPEQQVTINDRVWWDKE